One part of the Dehalobacter sp. genome encodes these proteins:
- a CDS encoding BMP family ABC transporter substrate-binding protein, protein MSKRNAVKIWGKMLCLLVIAFLLLTGCGILGGGGQDVPSDDSGNYAIKVGLITGQDGIEDIYSEKAWEGLQKAQQELNAGVGYVKVKNDKDYPSGLAELKSQDCQVIFTIGSAAVPATLEAAEKNPKITYVCLDSTIEGTIPDNVLAVSYRVEEAAFLAGYLAAKRTETNVVGFISGDNKEAAQPYFYGFKSGVRFVNPNCELLKGNAATFTNKTRVEEMAEAMVNSDADVIFHSAGLAGKAMIEVMEEKGKYAIGADIDQNDLAPQTVLTSVIKENGKVAYEIIKQIEENTLASGKNVSYGLAENAVGLAETTESMVPEETYTKINEYKQKIIDGKITVPANENETFKITY, encoded by the coding sequence ATGTCAAAAAGAAATGCAGTGAAAATATGGGGAAAGATGCTTTGTTTGCTTGTTATAGCCTTTTTGTTGCTGACTGGCTGCGGGATTCTGGGAGGCGGCGGTCAGGACGTACCTTCGGATGACTCGGGAAACTACGCGATCAAGGTCGGACTGATTACCGGCCAGGACGGAATCGAGGATATTTATTCTGAAAAAGCCTGGGAAGGACTGCAAAAGGCACAACAGGAACTAAACGCCGGGGTCGGCTATGTTAAGGTCAAGAATGATAAAGACTATCCGTCGGGGCTTGCCGAGCTTAAATCCCAGGACTGTCAGGTCATATTTACCATAGGTTCCGCTGCCGTTCCGGCAACCCTGGAAGCGGCAGAAAAAAACCCTAAAATCACCTATGTCTGTCTGGACAGCACGATCGAGGGGACCATACCTGACAATGTTCTGGCCGTGTCCTATAGAGTAGAGGAAGCTGCTTTTCTGGCAGGGTATCTGGCGGCAAAAAGGACGGAAACAAATGTCGTTGGTTTTATCTCAGGGGACAATAAAGAAGCAGCACAGCCTTACTTTTATGGTTTCAAGAGCGGAGTACGGTTCGTCAATCCCAACTGTGAGCTTTTGAAAGGAAATGCCGCCACTTTCACCAATAAGACCAGGGTCGAAGAAATGGCGGAAGCGATGGTCAATTCTGATGCCGATGTTATTTTTCATAGCGCAGGTCTGGCAGGAAAAGCAATGATTGAAGTCATGGAGGAAAAAGGCAAGTATGCGATAGGTGCCGACATCGATCAAAATGATCTGGCGCCTCAGACTGTCCTTACTTCAGTCATCAAGGAGAACGGCAAGGTTGCTTACGAAATCATCAAACAAATTGAAGAGAACACCTTGGCGTCCGGTAAAAATGTATCGTATGGCTTAGCAGAGAATGCCGTCGGTTTGGCAGAGACAACTGAATCTATGGTTCCGGAAGAAACCTATACCAAAATAAATGAATATAAGCAAAAAATTATTGACGGAAAGATCACGGTTCCGGCCAATGAAAATGAAACATTTAAAATCACATATTAG